From the Clupea harengus chromosome 15, Ch_v2.0.2, whole genome shotgun sequence genome, one window contains:
- the LOC105889656 gene encoding LOW QUALITY PROTEIN: cholesterol 24-hydroxylase-like (The sequence of the model RefSeq protein was modified relative to this genomic sequence to represent the inferred CDS: inserted 1 base in 1 codon), producing MAFIQMITGWAGYLVLLLITVAFIAFACYLLYIKHIHRKFGHIPGPPRNNFLLGHLPTILADTKTPGRHINQRFLEWAEKYGPVCRVNSLHSVFLIVTCPEATKEFLMSPKYSKDPFVYKRLFNLFGTRFLGNGXVTAMDHDFWYKQRRIMDPAFSSVYLRGLMTTFNERAEHLMTKLDEYVDSQTPAHMHKLVTSFTLDVITKVAFGVDLDLLNISDSPFPRAIELCLKGMVLYIRDPFFEYLRKNKKVVQEIKEAAQFLRETGAIWINERKKAVQNGEDVPMDILTQILKSAEENKDDNDEETMLDNFVTFFIAGQETTANQISFAIMELGRHPEILLRLKEEVDEVLGVKQEISYEDLGNLTYLTQVLKETLRLYPTAPGTSRWLAKETVINGIKVPAGCGIMLSSYVSSRMDKFFKDPLTFDPERFHLNAPKPYFCYYPFALGPRSCLGQNFSQMEAKVALAKLLQRFDFTLVPGQSFDILDTGSLRPESGVICEIKQRSSA from the exons ATGGCATTTATTCAGATGATTACAGGATGGGCTGGATATCTAGTATTATTACTGATTACGGTGGCATTTATAGCATTTGCTTGCTACTTACTTTACATTAAACATATTCATCGAAAGTTCGGTCATATCCCAGGACCGCCAAGAAACAA CTTCCTACTTGGACATTTGCCAACTATTTTGGCAGACACTAAAACACCTGGCCGACATATCAACCAAAGATTTCTGGAATG GGCTGAGAAGTATGGTCCTGTTTGTAGAGTGAACAGCCTGCATTCTGTATTTCTCATTGTTACTTGTCCTGAGGCAACCAAG GAGTTCTTAATGTCTCCAAAGTATTCCAAAGACCCTTTTGTGTACAAGCGCCTGTTCAACTTATTTGGTACCAG ATTCCTTGGAAATG TGGTGACTGCCATGGACCATGATTTCTGGTACAAGCAGCGCAGAATCATGGATCCTGCATTTAGTAGTGT ATACTTACGGGGTCTGATGACTACCTTCAATGAGAGAGCGGAGCACCTGATGACCAAACTGGATGAGTATGTCGATAGCCAGACACCGGCTCACATGCACAAGCTGGTCACCTCCTTCACCCTGGATGTGATTACAAAG GTGGCGTTTGGAGTTGATTTAGATTTACTGAACATCAGTGACTCCCCTTTCCCTCGAGCCATAGAGTTATGTCTGAAGGGCATGGTCCTCTACATACGAGATCCATTCTTTGAG TATTTGAGAAAGAACAAAAAGGTGGTGCAGGAAATAAAGGAAGCTGCCCAGTTTCTCCGTGAAACAGGAGCCATCTGGATAAACGAGAGGAAGAAGGCTGTTCAGAATGGTGAGGATGTGCCTATGGACATTCTTACACAGATTCTCAAAAGTGCAG aggaaaacaaagaTGACAATGATGAGGAAACCATGCTTGACAACTTTGTCACATTTTTCATAGCAG GTCAAGAAACAACTGCTAATCAGATTTCATTTGCCATCATGGAACTTGGAAGACATCCTGAGATACTACTGAG GCTaaaggaggaggtggatgaaGTCCTTGGGGTGAAACAGGAGATCAGCTATGAGGACCTAGGAAATCTGACCTACCTAACCCAG GTGCTGAAAGAGACTCTGAGGTTATACCCAACTGCTCCTGGTACCTCTCGCTGGCTGGCAAAGGAAACTGTCATTAATGGCATCAAGGTCCCTGCAGGATGTGGCATTATG CTCAGTTCATATGTGAGTTCAAGGATGGACAAATTCTTCAAGGATCCACTGACATTTGATCCAGAGAGATTTCATTTGAATGCTCCTAA GCCTTATTTCTGCTACTATCCCTTTGCCTTGGGCCCACGGTCCTGCCTCGGGCAAAACTTCTctcag ATGGAGGCAAAGGTTGCACTGGCTAAACTGCTGCAGAGATTTGACTTCACCCTGGTGCCAGGGCAGTCTTTTGACATCCTAGACACGGGGTCACTGCGGCCGGAGAGCGGGGTGATATGCGAGATCAAACAGCGCAGTAGTGCATGA